One Nycticebus coucang isolate mNycCou1 chromosome 7, mNycCou1.pri, whole genome shotgun sequence genomic window, GAGGCATGGCTGCTGCAGGGCTTCCCCTGAGACCACAGGAACATAGGGTATGTCTGCCTCCTGCAGGAAACCCCTCCTAACAGGAAGGAAGTAAGGGAGCTGCGAATGCTCTGATACTGACCACGGCTGGGGGACAGCAGGCCACTCAGGTAGGGGACGCTCACTCTCTTCATCGCGTCCAGCTTCTCCTGCAGCTTGCGCACCTGGCTGTCAGAGCGGCTGACCCTCTGCCGCAGGCTCTTCAGCTCACCGTTCTTCTTTTCCACCTGCTCACGCAGGCAGCACACCTGGCTCTTGCTCTGCCGGGATGAGAAGCAGTAGGAGTGCAGAGAGCCGATGAGCCTGCAGGCCCCTGACGCAGACAGAATGACCTCGTTGATGGACATGGGGCTGGCGTCACTGTGTTCACTCTGCACAGCTTCTGCAGCAGGCTTCGGCGTGACATCGGCTGGAGGGGCGGAGGGGCTCTGGGAAGGCTTCTGAGGCGTCACTGTGAGTGAAGAACTTGGGGGGCTCTGGGTCAGGCCCTTTTCGGGCCCCAGACCACTCCCACTGCTGCTTGGCTCCACATCTCTCTTCAGCCTCTTCCGGTCAATAGGCTCTCTGGGCACAGATGGCCTTTCCCTAGCATGCTTGGAGGAGAAGCTGTAGGAATGAAGTGAGCCAATAAATTTGCATGCCCCGGATCCTGGGGGGGTAAAGTCATCCATGGAAATGCCACTTTTATCTGCTATGCCCTCATCAGTGGAGGAAGGGGTGTTCTCATCACCAGCTTCTGTAGCAGACACTGCTGCTTCTTCCTGGCTTTCTGCCACTTGGGTGGCCAGTCCATCCCCTGGAGTTCTGTCCAGAGACTGCTGTGCCTGCTCCCGGCTGACAGCCTCCCGGGTGCCCCTGGGTGCGGCTTCACCCTGCAGAGCAGCTCGCTTCAATTTGCGGGGCTCTGGCTTGGCCATAGGGCTCTCACCCAAGGATGAAGACCCACCTGCAGCTCCTTTACCAGCTGCTGTGCTCGAGTGGTCCCTCACACCCCCCGTGGTCTTGCTGGTGTCCCTTCTCCTGGTACGGCCATGGCCTCCAGCCCCCCTCTTCTTCTCAGTCAGGTGGAAGATGGATGGCACGGCTGTGGGCTTGAGCAGCCGGTGCTGGTCCTCCAGCCTTTTGGAGAAGCTGTCTTTGGTGAAATGCTCACTACAGAGGAATGAGTACTTTGTGGGGGTCCAGTTATCCCTCTGAACAGCTTTTAACCACTGGATTAAACGTTTTGAGTCCTTTAGTGGGAACCTGCAGGACAAATGACAAAGTAATTAGAAAGAAGTAGTTACATAAATTAGTGGCCAGGCATagaggctcacgcctataatcccagcactctgggaggccaaggcaagtggattgcttgagctcaggaattcaagaccagcctgagcaagagtgagaccctgtgtctactaaagttagaaaaaatagctgggcattgtagcaggcacctgtagtcccagctacttgggaggctgaggcaagaagattgctgaaactca contains:
- the THAP4 gene encoding peroxynitrite isomerase THAP4 isoform X1 — encoded protein: MVICCAAVNCSNRQGKGEKRAVSFHRFPLKDSKRLIQWLKAVQRDNWTPTKYSFLCSEHFTKDSFSKRLEDQHRLLKPTAVPSIFHLTEKKRGAGGHGRTRRRDTSKTTGGVRDHSSTAAGKGAAGGSSSLGESPMAKPEPRKLKRAALQGEAAPRGTREAVSREQAQQSLDRTPGDGLATQVAESQEEAAVSATEAGDENTPSSTDEGIADKSGISMDDFTPPGSGACKFIGSLHSYSFSSKHARERPSVPREPIDRKRLKRDVEPSSSGSGLGPEKGLTQSPPSSSLTVTPQKPSQSPSAPPADVTPKPAAEAVQSEHSDASPMSINEVILSASGACRLIGSLHSYCFSSRQSKSQVCCLREQVEKKNGELKSLRQRVSRSDSQVRKLQEKLDAMKRVSVPYLSGLLSPSREPPKMNPVVEPLSWMLGTWLSDPPGAGTFPTLQPFQYLEEVHISHVGQPVLNFSFNSFHPDTRKPMHRECGFIRLEPDTNKVAFVSAQNTGIVEVEEGEVNGQELCIASHSIARISFAKEPHVEQITRKFRLNSEGKLEQTVSMATTTQPMTPHLHVTYKKVTP
- the THAP4 gene encoding peroxynitrite isomerase THAP4 isoform X2; protein product: MVICCAAVNCSNRQGKGEKRAVSFHRFPLKDSKRLIQWLKAVQRDNWTPTKYSFLCSEHFTKDSFSKRLEDQHRLLKPTAVPSIFHLTEKKRGAGGHGRTRRRDTSKTTGGVRDHSSTAAGKGAAGGSSSLGESPMAKPEPRKLKRAALQGEAAPRGTREAVSREQAQQSLDRTPGDGLATQVAESQEEAAVSATEAGDENTPSSTDEGIADKSGISMDDFTPPGSGACKFIGSLHSYSFSSKHARERPSVPREPIDRKRLKRDVEPSSSGSGLGPEKGLTQSPPSSSLTVTPQKPSQSPSAPPADVTPKPAAEAVQSEHSDASPMSINEVILSASGACRLIGSLHSYCFSSRQSKSQVCCLREQVEKKNGELKSLRQRVSRSDSQVRKLQEKLDAMKRVSVPYLSGLLSPSREPPKMNPVVEPLSWMLGTWLSDPPGAGTFPTLQPFQYLEEVHISHVGQPVLNFSFNSFHPDTRKPMHRECGFIRLEPDTNKVAFVSAQNTGIVEVEEGEVNGQELCIASHSIARISFAKEPHVEQTELHFITLGRLPWSHSSEQPQTPRPK